The Osmerus eperlanus chromosome 22, fOsmEpe2.1, whole genome shotgun sequence genome window below encodes:
- the kif16ba gene encoding kinesin-like protein KIF16B isoform X3 translates to MASVRVAVRLRPMNRREKDLTAKCIIGMEGTKTTISNLKMTDGITGDSVRERTKTFTYDFSYDSSDCKSTSFVSQEKVFKDLGSDVLKAAFEGYNACIFAYGQTGSGKSYTMMGNPEDAGLIPRICEGLFSRIAGMTRWDEASFRTEVSYLEIYNERVRDLLRRKSTQTYNLRVREHPKDGPYVEDLSKHLVQNYSDVEELMEAGNINRTTASTDMNDTSSRSHAIFTINFTQAKFDAEMPCETVSKIHLVDLAGSERADATGATGVRLKEGGNINKSLVTLGNVISALADLTQDAVNTNLKKKQVFVPYRDSVLTWLLKDSLGGNSKTIMIATLSPADVNYGETLSTLRYANRAKNIINKPTINEDSNVKLIRELRAEIARLKALLIQGNQIALLDSPTALSMEEKLHQNEARVRELTKEWTNKWNETQNILKEETLALRKEGIGVVLDSELPHLIGIDDDLLSTGIILYHLKEGRTYVGRDDASTEQDIILHGLDLESEHCMFENQTGTVTLIPLNGAQCSVNGVQVTEPAPLNQGAVILLGRTNMFRFNHPKEAAKLREKRKSGLLSSFSLSMTDLSQSCENLSTVMLYNPGFFNERGPIFLRLEFERQQREELEKLEHKRRLIKEMEEKQKCEKAELERLQQEVESQQKESEQVQLRIRRQEESLRCRSQDIESRLRDLLAEKERFEEERGRDTQELDLQRRQQRKQQEEWNEREAQDVEVRRQQEAAERAEQTEIYRELERLKREREEQEVRLEAERRRLEEQEREQLSLVGRLEEQLRERHEAAAALLTREDRRRLENESCALAEIREVLLRAKEACERPDGEESWNEVRAAQASYTDFKAAQVEELSQLEDGLRMQKERLEKEVAAERATLALLVQAHKDRQRQLRETQEKGAQDATMLFQEEQRIKQAEQRLQFKERQLATLADSHLPAVAEERQRAAELLERGNAGGDSGRHSPPALDNTLYQVEKELEEKKEQLTLHCASAEQLQQLHDTYEFTANVARQEEKVRRKEKEILESRGKQQREALEQAVARLQRRHCALRRSISLEPENEELKHKGSILNTARATPELDQERVEREILKLKQRISESEGSGRSHSVSGDDKGSHTNSPVSPIIASLPGVLPIADERINAYIEEEVQRRLQKINLLNGDTVDLSFSSESLKDDDKQQNHVNPRKLKYEIHSMPLLWRSFLHVPWHENSTYLNGSKTYSEEKEGEDHSDLDKADNPEKTTKDLIKNESLPCRQGNTAKWWHVGVMVHREKLDQTKTKHYECDIGTKYIDISTAVTTNNDMYYDVPGKRDTNLGCYILDKNQHLTCSQSKETEEENKLLDRSVLHTESHARDPVPDKATKVPIRQSSQTQISLNGYFGVNLTLVSTRHQKQPNERTFDLITRMLGAKQGYILGYFAGKLTAVYKDAGKCLQSTQKIIRQVRQRDANRLISSYLTMVGREPQQLQLELEPKSSNGAKEVSFANLADCDILNSSDNIGVLSGQSTNRWPQGSVLSGKIGNPEVLFQKLVQFPECLLELQSLPLLEMLQHLNRLLPQVAATSGQLLGIYWLRIANFKRPTSQPGCLLLFETELYAISSRMGFNEDDQALEVFHKSSLLDIQEIQVSFAGQLVRFIGSSEETLLVAFTHNKDLTQTLCRTFHNIFKVSKGVEGTSAHPLLQEDLMSLSLDWRSHVPDLLLSNQLRITSRFKKDHADLLYILHGNMEGSGKPSLADICLLLYTCVKIEDSSNQSQDDLSQFILTDTHVGLLQEESVFHAVPQGSDLVPIQSQYRGIELRRRSDIRCLLVRQNDNCMVVDILYSKACKLQAETKSKDEVSDPLYGGRIADSWKLKFGCISEAMILINNLST, encoded by the exons ATGGCATCGGTGCGGGTAGCTGTTCGGCTCAGGCCGATGAACAGGCG GGAGAAGGATCTGACGGCAAAATGCATTATTGGAATGGAGGGAACAAAGACTACTATTTCAAACCTAAAG ATGACAGATGGAATTACTGGGgattctgtgagagagagaaccaagACCTTCACGTATGACTTTTCCTATGACTCCTCTGACTGCAAAAGCACCAGTTTCGTTTCTCAAGAAAAG GTTTTTAAAGATCTGGGCTCTGATGTCCTGAAGGCTGCTTTCGAAGGCTACAATGCTTGTATCTTCGCCTATGGCCAGACGGGCTCTGGAAAGTCTTACACCATGATGGGCAATCCA GAAGATGCAGGACTCATCCCAAGAATATGTGAGGGTCTTTTCAGCCGCATTGCTGGGATGACACGATGGGACGAGGCCTCTTTCCGCACGGAAGTCAG TTATTTGGAGATCTACAATGAGCGTGTCAGAGACCTGCTCCGAAGAAAGTCCACACAGACTTACAACCTGAGGGTGAGGGAGCACCCCAAAGACGGACCCTATGTGGAGG ACCTGTCAAAGCATCTGGTGCAGAACTATAGTGACGTGGAGGAGCTGATGGAAGCAGGCAACATCAACCGCACCACGGCAAGCACCGACATGAACGACACCAGCAGCCGCTCGCACGCCATCTTCACCATCAACTTCACTCAG GCAAAGTTTGATGCAGAGATGCCTTGCGAGACGGTCAGTAAGATCCACCTGGTGGACCTGGCGGGCAGTGAGAGGGCGGACGCCACGGGAGCCACAGGTGTCAGGCTAAAGGAAGGAGGCAACATCAACAAATCTCTGGTTACCCTGGGCAATGTCATCTCCGCTTTGG ctgacctcaccCAGGATGCAGTAAACACCAACCTGAAGAAGAAGCAGGTGTTCGTGCCTTACAGAGACTCGGTGCTGACCTGGCTGCTGAAGGACAGTCTTGGAGGCAACTCCAAGACCATCATGATCGCAA CCCTTTCACCTGCTGACGTCAACTATGGAGAGACGCTGAGCACACTTCGCTACGCCAACCGTGCCAAGAACATCATCAACAAGCCCACAATCAACGAGGACTCCAACGTTAAGCTCATCAGGGAACTGAGGGCAGAAATCGCCCGACTAAAAGCACTCCTCATCCAGGGGAACCAG ATTGCTCTGCTAGATTCGCCCACCGCCTTGAGCATGGAGGAGAAACTGCACCAGAATGAAGCAAGG GTACGAGAGCTGACTAAGGAGTGGACTAACAAATGGAATGAAACTCAGAATATTCTGAAG GAAGAGACCCTTGCCCTAAGAAAAGAGGGGATCGGTGTGGTCCTAGACTCCGAGTTGCCGCACCTTATCGGAATTGACGATGACCTCCTTAGCACTGGGATTATCCTCTACCATCTAAAG GAGGGCAGAACGTATGTTGGCCGAGATGATGCATCAACAGAGCAGGATATCA TTCTCCATGGGTTGGACCTGGAGAGCGAACACTGCATGTTTGAGAACCAGACCGGCACAGTCACCCTGATACCGCTCAACGGGGCCCAATGTTCAGTAAATGGGGTGCAAGTGACAGAGCCAGCACCGCTCAATCAAG GTGCTGTCATCCTGCTAGGCAGAACAAACATGTTTCGTTTCAACCACCCTAAAGAGGCAGCTAAATTAAGGGAAAAAAGGAAG AGTGGGCTACTCTCCTCTTTCAGTTTGTCAATGACAGATCTTTCCCAGTCATGTGAGAACCTTTCCACCGTCATGCTTTACAACCCAGG TTTCTTCAATGAAAGGGGGCCCATCTTTCTCAG GTTAGAGTTTGAGAGACAGCAACGGGAAGAACTGGAAAAGCTGGAGCATAAAAG GAGGCTGAtcaaggagatggaggagaagcagaagtgTGAGAAGGCCGAGCTGGAGCGCCTGCAGCAGGAGGTGGAGTCCCAGCAGAAGGAGTCGGAGCAGGTCCAGCTCCGCATCCGGCGCCAAGAGGAGAGCCTCCGCTGCCGCAGCCAGGACATCGAGAGCCGCCTCCGCGACCTCCTGGCCGAGAAGGAGCGCTTCGAGGAGGAGCGAGGCCGCGACACTCAAGAGCTGGACCTGCAGAGACGGCAGCAGCGAAAGCAGCAGGAGGAGTGGAACGAGCGGGAGGCGCAGGACGTGGAGGTGCGGCGCCAGCAGGAGGCGGCCGAGCGCGCAGAGCAGACGGAAATCTACCGCGAGCTGGAGCGGCTGAAACGCGAGCGCGAGGAGCAGGAGGTGAGGTTGGAAGCGGAGCGCCGGCGCTTGGAGGAGCAGGAGCGCGAGCAGCTGAGTCTAGTCGGGCGCTTGGAGGAGCAGCTTCGCGAACGCCACGAGGCTGCCGCCGCACTCCTGACCCGCGAGGATCGCAGGCGCCTGGAGAACGAGAGCTGCGCCCTTGCCGAGATCCGTGAGGTCCTGCTCCGTGCCAAGGAGGCCTGTGAGCGCCCTGATGGTGAAGAATCCTGGAATGAGGTACGCGCCGCCCAGGCAAGCTATACAGACTTTAAGGCCGCCCAGGTAGAGGAGCTAAGCCAGCTGGAGGATGGGCTTCGAATGCAGAAGGAGCGTCTGGAGAAGGAGGTTGCAGCCGAACGTGCTACCCTAGCCCTGCTGGTCCAGGCGCACAAGGACCGTCAGCGGCAGCTACGGGAAACCCAAGAGAAGGGAGCACAGGACGCCACCATGCTTTTCCAGGAGGAGCAGCGAATCAAGCAGGCCGAGCAGCGCCTTCAGTTCAAGGAGCGCCAGTTAGCCACCCTGGCAGACAGCCACCTGCCAGCAGTTGCGGAGGAGAGGCAAAGAGCTGCCGAGCTACTCGAACGAGGCAACGCTGGCGGGGACAGCGGCCGCCACAGCCCCCCGGCCCTGGACAACACACTGTACCAGGTGGAGAAGGAGCtcgaggagaagaaggagcagctgacGTTGCACTGTGCCAGTGCCGAGCAGCTCCAGCAACTCCACGACACGTACGAGTTCACGGCCAACGTGGCAcggcaggaggagaaggtgcgaaggaaggagaaggagatctTAGAGTCGCGGGGAAAGCAGCAGCGAGAGGCCTTGGAGCAGGCTGTGGCACGCCTCCAGAGAAGGCACTGTGCCCTGAGGCGTAGCATCTCACTGGAGCCTGAGAACGAGGAGCTGAAACATAAAGGGTCAATCCTGAACACGGCACGGGCCACTCCAGAGCTAGACCAGGAAAG AGTGGAGCGTGAGATCCTGAAGCTGAAGCAGAGGATCAGTGAGAGTGAAGGGAGTGGGAGGAGCCACTCGGTGAGCGGCGATGACAAGGGCAGTCACACCAACTCTCCAGTCAGCCCCATCATCGCAAGCCTCCCGGGTGTACTGCCCATTGCAGACGAAAG GATCAATGCATACATTGAGGAGGAGGTTCAAAGAAGATTACAGAAGATTAATCTCCTGAATGGGGACACCGTTGATCTTTCATTTTCATCTGAGTCACTGAAG GATGATGACAAGCAACAAAATCATGTAAATCCAAGGAAACTGAAATATGAG ATACACTCCATGCCCTTGCTGTGGCGGAGTTTCCTGCATGTTCCTTGGCATGAGAATAGTACCTACTTGAATGGCAGTAAAACATATTCAGAAGAAAAAGAAGGGGAAGATCACTCAGATTTAGATAAAGCAGACAATCCAGAAAAGACAACCAAAGACTTAATCAAAAACGAGAGTCTACCTTGTAGACAAGGTAACACAGCCAAGTGGTGGCATGTAGGGGTGATGGTACATCGAGAAAAACTGGATCAAACAAAGACCAAGCACTATGAGTGTGACATTGGGACCAAATATATAGACATATCAACAGCTGTCACAACCAATAATGACATGTATTACGATGTCCCTGGAAAGAGAGACACCAACCTAGGTTGTTACATTCTTGACAAGAACCAACATCTTACGTGTAGCCAATCCAAAGAAACTGAAGAAGAAAACAAGCTTCTGGACAGATCTGTTTTGCACACTGAAAGTCACGCAAGGGATCCTGTACCTGATAAAGCTACTAAAGTCCCAATAAGACAAAGCTCACAGACTCAAATCTCTCTGAATGGCTACTTTGGTGTCAATCTGACCTTAGTGTCAACACGCCATCAAAAACAGCCAAATGAGAGGACCTTTGATCTGATCACTAGAATGCTGGGAGCAAAACAGGGTTACATTCTCGGATATTTTGCTGGAAAGCTAACTGCTGTTTACAAGGATGCTGGAAAATGTTTGCAAAGCACACAGAAAATTATCCGTCAGGTTAGACAAAGGGATGCAAACAGATTAATCAGCTCATACCTGACAATGGTAGGTAGGGAGCCTCAGCAACTGCAGCTTGAGTTGGAACCAAAATCTAGCAATGGAGCTAAGGAAGTTTCTTTTGCTAATTTGGCAGATTGTGATATTTTAAATTCCTCAGACAACATCGGTGTGCTTTCTGGTCAAAGCACCAATAGATGGCCACAAGGTTCTGTGTTGTCAGGGAAAATTGGAAATCCAGAAGTCTTGTTCCAGAAGCTTGTGCAATTCCCAGAGTGTCTTTTGGAGCTACAGTCCCTTCCACTCTTGGAGATGCTACAGCATTTGAACAGATTATTGCCCCAGGTCGCTGCCACCTCTGGCCAGCTTTTGGGGATCTACTGGCTGAGGATTGCTAACTTCAAGAGGCCTACATCACAACCAGGTTGTTTGCTTTTATTTGAAACAGAGTTGTATGCAATTTCCAGTAGAATGGGTTTTAATGAAGATGACCAGGCCTTGGAGGTTTTTCACAAATCCTCTCTCTTGGATATCCAGGAAATTCAAGTGAGTTTTGCTGGACAGCTAGTCCGATTCATTGGCTCCTCTGAAGAAACTCTCTTGGTAGCATTCACTCACAACAAAGACCTTACCCAGACGTtatgcagaacattccacaacATATTTAAAGTATCTAAGGGTGTTGAAGGTACCAGTGCCCACCCTTTGCTCCAAGAAgacctcatgtctctctcactggATTGGAGGTCCCATGTCCCAGACCTCCTTCTAAGCAACCAACTTCGCATCACATCCCGATTCAAGAAAGACCATGCTGACCTGCTCTATATCCTACATGGCAACATGGAAGGGAGTGGCAAACCCTCTCTAGCGGACATTTGCCTTCTTCTCTACACTTGTGTCAAGATTGAAGACTCCTCTAACCAAAGTCAAGATGACCTATCTCAGTTCATTCTCACTGACACTCATGTAGGCCTGCTGCAGGAAGAGAGTGTGTTCCACGCCGTGCCACAAGGCTCCGACCTGGTTCCCATCCAGTCCCAATATCGGGGAATTGAACTTCGCAGACGTTCAGACATCCGGTGTCTTCTTGTCAGGCAAAATGATAATTGCATGGTTGTAGACATTCTGTATTCCAAGGCTTGTAAACTACAGGCTGAGACCAAAAGCAAAGATGAAGTTTCTGATCCCCTGTATGGGGGCCGCATAGCAGATTCCTGGAAGTTAAAATTTGGTTGCATCTCAGAAGCTATGATTCTAATCAATAATCTGTCTACCTAA
- the kif16ba gene encoding kinesin-like protein KIF16B isoform X9, with the protein MASVRVAVRLRPMNRREKDLTAKCIIGMEGTKTTISNLKMTDGITGDSVRERTKTFTYDFSYDSSDCKSTSFVSQEKVFKDLGSDVLKAAFEGYNACIFAYGQTGSGKSYTMMGNPEDAGLIPRICEGLFSRIAGMTRWDEASFRTEVSYLEIYNERVRDLLRRKSTQTYNLRVREHPKDGPYVEDLSKHLVQNYSDVEELMEAGNINRTTASTDMNDTSSRSHAIFTINFTQAKFDAEMPCETVSKIHLVDLAGSERADATGATGVRLKEGGNINKSLVTLGNVISALADLTQDAVNTNLKKKQVFVPYRDSVLTWLLKDSLGGNSKTIMIATLSPADVNYGETLSTLRYANRAKNIINKPTINEDSNVKLIRELRAEIARLKALLIQGNQIALLDSPTALSMEEKLHQNEARVRELTKEWTNKWNETQNILKEETLALRKEGIGVVLDSELPHLIGIDDDLLSTGIILYHLKEGRTYVGRDDASTEQDIILHGLDLESEHCMFENQTGTVTLIPLNGAQCSVNGVQVTEPAPLNQGAVILLGRTNMFRFNHPKEAAKLREKRKSGLLSSFSLSMTDLSQSCENLSTVMLYNPGFFNERGPIFLRLEFERQQREELEKLEHKRRLIKEMEEKQKCEKAELERLQQEVESQQKESEQVQLRIRRQEESLRCRSQDIESRLRDLLAEKERFEEERGRDTQELDLQRRQQRKQQEEWNEREAQDVEVRRQQEAAERAEQTEIYRELERLKREREEQEVRLEAERRRLEEQEREQLSLVGRLEEQLRERHEAAAALLTREDRRRLENESCALAEIREVLLRAKEACERPDGEESWNEVRAAQASYTDFKAAQVEELSQLEDGLRMQKERLEKEVAAERATLALLVQAHKDRQRQLRETQEKGAQDATMLFQEEQRIKQAEQRLQFKERQLATLADSHLPAVAEERQRAAELLERGNAGGDSGRHSPPALDNTLYQVEKELEEKKEQLTLHCASAEQLQQLHDTYEFTANVARQEEKVRRKEKEILESRGKQQREALEQAVARLQRRHCALRRSISLEPENEELKHKGSILNTARATPELDQERVEREILKLKQRISESEGSGRSHSVSGDDKGSHTNSPVSPIIASLPGVLPIADERINAYIEEEVQRRLQKINLLNGDTVDLSFSSESLKDDDKQQNHVNPRKLKYERVTSFSHGTNSDCLDPVKICIPRYVLRGQGKDEHFEFEVKLTVMDETWTVFRRYSRFREMHKSLKLKYPELTALEFPPKKIFGNRDERMIAERRGHLERYLRNFFRVMSSSSGSPLRTDSEGRLPLSKHAICEFSSFFKKGVFDYSSHGTG; encoded by the exons ATGGCATCGGTGCGGGTAGCTGTTCGGCTCAGGCCGATGAACAGGCG GGAGAAGGATCTGACGGCAAAATGCATTATTGGAATGGAGGGAACAAAGACTACTATTTCAAACCTAAAG ATGACAGATGGAATTACTGGGgattctgtgagagagagaaccaagACCTTCACGTATGACTTTTCCTATGACTCCTCTGACTGCAAAAGCACCAGTTTCGTTTCTCAAGAAAAG GTTTTTAAAGATCTGGGCTCTGATGTCCTGAAGGCTGCTTTCGAAGGCTACAATGCTTGTATCTTCGCCTATGGCCAGACGGGCTCTGGAAAGTCTTACACCATGATGGGCAATCCA GAAGATGCAGGACTCATCCCAAGAATATGTGAGGGTCTTTTCAGCCGCATTGCTGGGATGACACGATGGGACGAGGCCTCTTTCCGCACGGAAGTCAG TTATTTGGAGATCTACAATGAGCGTGTCAGAGACCTGCTCCGAAGAAAGTCCACACAGACTTACAACCTGAGGGTGAGGGAGCACCCCAAAGACGGACCCTATGTGGAGG ACCTGTCAAAGCATCTGGTGCAGAACTATAGTGACGTGGAGGAGCTGATGGAAGCAGGCAACATCAACCGCACCACGGCAAGCACCGACATGAACGACACCAGCAGCCGCTCGCACGCCATCTTCACCATCAACTTCACTCAG GCAAAGTTTGATGCAGAGATGCCTTGCGAGACGGTCAGTAAGATCCACCTGGTGGACCTGGCGGGCAGTGAGAGGGCGGACGCCACGGGAGCCACAGGTGTCAGGCTAAAGGAAGGAGGCAACATCAACAAATCTCTGGTTACCCTGGGCAATGTCATCTCCGCTTTGG ctgacctcaccCAGGATGCAGTAAACACCAACCTGAAGAAGAAGCAGGTGTTCGTGCCTTACAGAGACTCGGTGCTGACCTGGCTGCTGAAGGACAGTCTTGGAGGCAACTCCAAGACCATCATGATCGCAA CCCTTTCACCTGCTGACGTCAACTATGGAGAGACGCTGAGCACACTTCGCTACGCCAACCGTGCCAAGAACATCATCAACAAGCCCACAATCAACGAGGACTCCAACGTTAAGCTCATCAGGGAACTGAGGGCAGAAATCGCCCGACTAAAAGCACTCCTCATCCAGGGGAACCAG ATTGCTCTGCTAGATTCGCCCACCGCCTTGAGCATGGAGGAGAAACTGCACCAGAATGAAGCAAGG GTACGAGAGCTGACTAAGGAGTGGACTAACAAATGGAATGAAACTCAGAATATTCTGAAG GAAGAGACCCTTGCCCTAAGAAAAGAGGGGATCGGTGTGGTCCTAGACTCCGAGTTGCCGCACCTTATCGGAATTGACGATGACCTCCTTAGCACTGGGATTATCCTCTACCATCTAAAG GAGGGCAGAACGTATGTTGGCCGAGATGATGCATCAACAGAGCAGGATATCA TTCTCCATGGGTTGGACCTGGAGAGCGAACACTGCATGTTTGAGAACCAGACCGGCACAGTCACCCTGATACCGCTCAACGGGGCCCAATGTTCAGTAAATGGGGTGCAAGTGACAGAGCCAGCACCGCTCAATCAAG GTGCTGTCATCCTGCTAGGCAGAACAAACATGTTTCGTTTCAACCACCCTAAAGAGGCAGCTAAATTAAGGGAAAAAAGGAAG AGTGGGCTACTCTCCTCTTTCAGTTTGTCAATGACAGATCTTTCCCAGTCATGTGAGAACCTTTCCACCGTCATGCTTTACAACCCAGG TTTCTTCAATGAAAGGGGGCCCATCTTTCTCAG GTTAGAGTTTGAGAGACAGCAACGGGAAGAACTGGAAAAGCTGGAGCATAAAAG GAGGCTGAtcaaggagatggaggagaagcagaagtgTGAGAAGGCCGAGCTGGAGCGCCTGCAGCAGGAGGTGGAGTCCCAGCAGAAGGAGTCGGAGCAGGTCCAGCTCCGCATCCGGCGCCAAGAGGAGAGCCTCCGCTGCCGCAGCCAGGACATCGAGAGCCGCCTCCGCGACCTCCTGGCCGAGAAGGAGCGCTTCGAGGAGGAGCGAGGCCGCGACACTCAAGAGCTGGACCTGCAGAGACGGCAGCAGCGAAAGCAGCAGGAGGAGTGGAACGAGCGGGAGGCGCAGGACGTGGAGGTGCGGCGCCAGCAGGAGGCGGCCGAGCGCGCAGAGCAGACGGAAATCTACCGCGAGCTGGAGCGGCTGAAACGCGAGCGCGAGGAGCAGGAGGTGAGGTTGGAAGCGGAGCGCCGGCGCTTGGAGGAGCAGGAGCGCGAGCAGCTGAGTCTAGTCGGGCGCTTGGAGGAGCAGCTTCGCGAACGCCACGAGGCTGCCGCCGCACTCCTGACCCGCGAGGATCGCAGGCGCCTGGAGAACGAGAGCTGCGCCCTTGCCGAGATCCGTGAGGTCCTGCTCCGTGCCAAGGAGGCCTGTGAGCGCCCTGATGGTGAAGAATCCTGGAATGAGGTACGCGCCGCCCAGGCAAGCTATACAGACTTTAAGGCCGCCCAGGTAGAGGAGCTAAGCCAGCTGGAGGATGGGCTTCGAATGCAGAAGGAGCGTCTGGAGAAGGAGGTTGCAGCCGAACGTGCTACCCTAGCCCTGCTGGTCCAGGCGCACAAGGACCGTCAGCGGCAGCTACGGGAAACCCAAGAGAAGGGAGCACAGGACGCCACCATGCTTTTCCAGGAGGAGCAGCGAATCAAGCAGGCCGAGCAGCGCCTTCAGTTCAAGGAGCGCCAGTTAGCCACCCTGGCAGACAGCCACCTGCCAGCAGTTGCGGAGGAGAGGCAAAGAGCTGCCGAGCTACTCGAACGAGGCAACGCTGGCGGGGACAGCGGCCGCCACAGCCCCCCGGCCCTGGACAACACACTGTACCAGGTGGAGAAGGAGCtcgaggagaagaaggagcagctgacGTTGCACTGTGCCAGTGCCGAGCAGCTCCAGCAACTCCACGACACGTACGAGTTCACGGCCAACGTGGCAcggcaggaggagaaggtgcgaaggaaggagaaggagatctTAGAGTCGCGGGGAAAGCAGCAGCGAGAGGCCTTGGAGCAGGCTGTGGCACGCCTCCAGAGAAGGCACTGTGCCCTGAGGCGTAGCATCTCACTGGAGCCTGAGAACGAGGAGCTGAAACATAAAGGGTCAATCCTGAACACGGCACGGGCCACTCCAGAGCTAGACCAGGAAAG AGTGGAGCGTGAGATCCTGAAGCTGAAGCAGAGGATCAGTGAGAGTGAAGGGAGTGGGAGGAGCCACTCGGTGAGCGGCGATGACAAGGGCAGTCACACCAACTCTCCAGTCAGCCCCATCATCGCAAGCCTCCCGGGTGTACTGCCCATTGCAGACGAAAG GATCAATGCATACATTGAGGAGGAGGTTCAAAGAAGATTACAGAAGATTAATCTCCTGAATGGGGACACCGTTGATCTTTCATTTTCATCTGAGTCACTGAAG GATGATGACAAGCAACAAAATCATGTAAATCCAAGGAAACTGAAATATGAG CGAGTCACATCTTTTTCTCATGGAACCAACTCTGACTGCCTGGACCCTGTTAAAATTTGCATTCCTCGCTACGTTCTCCGAGGCCAGGGGAAAGATGAGCACTTTGAATTTGAAGTGAAG CTCACAGTAATGGACGAAACATGGACTGTGTTTAGACGATACAGCCGATTTCGAGAAATGCACAAAAGTCTAAAATTGAAATATCCAGAG CTCACAGCTCTAGAATTTCCTCCCAAAAAAATCTTTGGAAACCGAGATGAGAGAATGATTGCTGAACGACGGGGTCACTTAGAG AGGTATTTGAGGAACTTCTTCAGGGTGATGTCATCGTCTTCTGGTTCACCTCTCCGAACAGACTCTGAGGGCAGGCTGCCTTTATCCAAGCACGCCATTTGTGAGTTCTCATCGTTTTTCAAAAAGGGTGTTTTTGACTACAGTAGCCATGGCACTGGCTGA